CGTCGCCGTGCTCAACGGCTCGACCAGCGCCACGAGATCGTGCACCCAGGATCCCGTATGGTCCGGATGCGGGTAGTCGCTGGCCCACATGAACTTGTCGGCGCCAACGTACTCCATGATGTGGGCAGCCGACTTCTCATCCGGGTCGCCGGAGATGAAGCACTGGCGCTTGAAATAATAGCTGGGCGGGTGCTTGAGCGGCACGGCCCGGCCGGCAGCCGTCTCGAACACCGCGTCCATGCGGTCCAGCAGCGAGCCGATCCAGCCGGCGCCGACCTCCAGTACACCGAGCTTCAAGCGAGGGAAGCGCTCCAGCGTCCCCAGCGCAAACATGCTGAGCAGCGCCTGCTGCGATCCATGCCGGCCCAGCACGTTGTAGTACCAGCCGGCCTCTGGGCCGAAGCCTTCGAAGGCCGCCGGCAGGAACTCGCGCGGGGCGAAGGTCGGATGGATGGCGATTGGCACGTCCAGTTCCTGCGCCTTGGCCCACAGCGGGTCGTGGTCGGCGTGGCCGTGCGGCTTGCGCGAGTGGGTGAACGGAGCGACGAAGCCGCCCTTGCAGCCGTCTTTCACTGCTCGCT
The window above is part of the Dehalococcoidia bacterium genome. Proteins encoded here:
- a CDS encoding amidohydrolase family protein, whose product is MAYEVVRFPYAGAVDADGHILEPADLWEEYLEAQYRDRAIRIKRDEDGFEYLELNGTPSKRTVRGSLGLMGAMGDNTARPSPDRLYMDHIPYGASNAAERLDLLDKENLERALLYPTIGLLWECEVADAEITAAYQRAYNRWIADFCRGSGGRLVPIAQLSLLDPQQAAAELERAVKDGCKGGFVAPFTHSRKPHGHADHDPLWAKAQELDVPIAIHPTFAPREFLPAAFEGFGPEAGWYYNVLGRHGSQQALLSMFALGTLERFPRLKLGVLEVGAGWIGSLLDRMDAVFETAAGRAVPLKHPPSYYFKRQCFISGDPDEKSAAHIMEYVGADKFMWASDYPHPDHTGSWVHDLVALVEPLSTATRARVLGRNTLEIYNLN